In one Anaeromusa acidaminophila DSM 3853 genomic region, the following are encoded:
- a CDS encoding DNA polymerase, which produces MKTISIDIETFSSTDLNKCGVYKYAEAQDFEILLFGYSVDGGAVQVVDFTEGETLPPEILDALTDGSVQKWAFNATFERICLSRYLSDRGIALDPFADNHVSSPSRGKAKYVRPESWRCSMVWSAYVGLPLSLEGVGAVMGLEKQKLTEGKELIRYFCKPCAATAANGQRTRNLPKDAPEKWAAFKAYNKRDVEAERSIQARLAKFPVPDSIWDEYVLDQEINDRGVMVDRILVKNAIAADARSKAELTCLMKEITKLDNPNSVAQMKGWLAGQGLATDTLDKKTVSKLLQTAPEPLGRVLSLRQQLAKSSVKKYQAIENAVCADGRTRGMFQFYGANRTGRWAGRLIQMQNLPQNHLPDLEEARALVRAGDVAALEMLHDSVPEVLSELIRTAFIPKPGTKFVVADFSAIEARVIAWLAGEHWRNEVFRTHGQIYEASASRMFHVPMEEITKGSLLRQKGKVAELALGYGGSVGALKAMGAIEMGLEEEELKPLVTAWRASNPNIVRLWWDVDKAAMTAVRDRTVTETHGIRFGVQSGILFITLPSGRRIAYVKPRIGANQFGSDCVTYEGVGATKKWERLESYGPKFVENIVQGASRDLLSFAMQQERCSDIVMHVHDEMVIEADIQMSTKILCEKMSRTPPWAKGLILCADGYDCPFYKKE; this is translated from the coding sequence ATGAAAACCATCAGCATTGATATTGAAACCTTTTCGTCTACGGACCTAAATAAGTGCGGCGTCTACAAATACGCCGAGGCACAGGACTTTGAAATTTTGCTGTTTGGATATTCCGTGGACGGCGGTGCGGTTCAGGTGGTGGACTTTACCGAAGGAGAGACGCTCCCGCCGGAAATCCTCGACGCCCTGACGGACGGCAGTGTGCAAAAATGGGCCTTTAACGCTACCTTTGAACGGATCTGCCTGTCGCGCTATTTGTCGGATCGGGGCATTGCGCTCGACCCATTTGCTGATAACCATGTATCATCCCCGAGCCGCGGCAAAGCGAAATACGTACGTCCCGAATCGTGGCGGTGCTCTATGGTCTGGTCGGCGTATGTGGGGCTGCCCCTTTCCCTGGAAGGCGTAGGCGCGGTCATGGGCTTAGAGAAACAGAAGCTGACTGAGGGCAAAGAGTTAATCCGATATTTTTGCAAGCCTTGTGCGGCAACCGCGGCCAATGGGCAAAGAACACGGAATCTCCCTAAGGACGCCCCCGAAAAATGGGCGGCGTTCAAGGCCTATAACAAACGGGACGTGGAAGCGGAGCGGTCCATACAAGCACGGCTCGCAAAGTTTCCTGTGCCGGATTCGATCTGGGACGAATATGTTCTCGACCAAGAAATCAACGACAGAGGGGTGATGGTGGATAGGATTCTCGTCAAAAACGCCATCGCTGCCGACGCTCGTTCTAAGGCGGAACTTACTTGTTTGATGAAGGAAATCACGAAACTCGATAACCCGAACTCTGTGGCGCAAATGAAAGGATGGCTTGCCGGCCAAGGACTGGCAACAGACACTCTCGATAAAAAGACGGTTTCAAAGCTGCTCCAGACTGCGCCGGAACCCCTCGGGCGGGTGTTGTCGCTGCGGCAGCAGCTCGCAAAGTCGTCGGTCAAAAAATATCAGGCCATAGAGAACGCTGTTTGCGCCGATGGCCGCACTCGCGGGATGTTCCAATTTTACGGAGCCAACCGAACCGGTAGATGGGCTGGGCGTTTGATTCAAATGCAAAATCTCCCGCAGAACCACCTGCCGGACCTTGAGGAGGCGCGGGCTTTGGTGCGTGCCGGCGACGTTGCCGCGTTAGAAATGCTCCATGATTCCGTGCCCGAAGTGCTGTCGGAGTTAATACGCACGGCGTTCATTCCTAAGCCTGGCACGAAGTTTGTGGTAGCGGATTTTTCGGCCATCGAAGCCCGAGTCATTGCTTGGCTTGCTGGGGAGCATTGGCGCAATGAGGTGTTTAGGACGCATGGTCAAATTTATGAAGCCTCCGCAAGCCGGATGTTTCACGTGCCGATGGAGGAAATCACCAAAGGATCGCTTCTTCGGCAAAAAGGCAAGGTAGCCGAATTGGCGCTTGGCTATGGTGGCTCCGTTGGCGCGCTCAAAGCGATGGGGGCGATCGAGATGGGGTTAGAAGAAGAGGAGTTAAAGCCGCTGGTCACGGCATGGCGAGCATCTAACCCCAACATCGTCCGGCTCTGGTGGGACGTAGATAAAGCAGCGATGACGGCAGTCCGAGACCGAACGGTCACAGAAACTCATGGCATACGTTTTGGCGTGCAGAGCGGCATCCTTTTTATCACGTTGCCATCGGGACGGCGGATCGCCTATGTGAAACCGCGAATCGGCGCTAACCAGTTCGGTTCGGACTGCGTGACCTATGAAGGCGTGGGAGCTACGAAAAAGTGGGAACGCCTTGAAAGCTATGGCCCCAAATTTGTGGAGAACATTGTGCAGGGCGCAAGCCGCGATCTTCTCAGCTTTGCCATGCAGCAAGAACGGTGCTCAGACATCGTTATGCATGTTCACGACGAAATGGTCATTGAAGCTGACATCCAGATGTCCACCAAGATTCTCTGTGAAAAGATGAGCCGCACACCGCCTTGGGCGAAGGGCCTTATACTCTGTGCCGATGGCTACGATTGCCCATTTTATAAAAAAGAGTAG
- a CDS encoding sigma-70 family RNA polymerase sigma factor: MSKKSFKPTPIPRRTKAGDTMRYYLLSEDGKQETEVKRAECLARAEAPCSKFPQRWFVDEEAGIVVRLPRNQEGEDLARDNMRFIWREAKHIERNCSCVLKGTDKCQGWKPDADGLVKCDWCQLPNRRRTVELDMHFQREDGGEGDGPKPQIELADSNDFQSVLEEKALLDTLYAALATLAQEDLDLIKDIFWHGKTERELAPVLGLKEPKSVNKRKHRILEFLRNNEALKEFFG; the protein is encoded by the coding sequence ATGAGTAAAAAATCATTTAAACCTACGCCAATTCCTCGCCGCACCAAAGCTGGCGATACAATGCGGTATTACCTCTTATCGGAGGATGGCAAGCAAGAAACCGAAGTCAAACGGGCGGAGTGTTTGGCCCGCGCGGAAGCCCCATGCAGTAAATTTCCTCAGCGTTGGTTTGTGGATGAGGAAGCGGGCATTGTTGTGCGCTTGCCTCGCAACCAAGAGGGGGAAGATCTTGCTCGCGACAATATGCGGTTCATTTGGCGTGAAGCCAAGCACATCGAGCGAAATTGCTCCTGTGTTCTTAAAGGCACAGATAAATGTCAAGGATGGAAGCCCGATGCAGACGGCTTGGTGAAGTGCGACTGGTGTCAACTCCCCAATCGAAGGCGCACGGTTGAACTGGATATGCACTTCCAGCGAGAGGACGGTGGCGAAGGGGACGGCCCCAAACCTCAAATTGAACTCGCTGACTCGAACGACTTCCAGTCGGTGCTAGAGGAAAAAGCGCTGCTCGATACGCTCTATGCCGCGCTCGCAACTCTCGCTCAAGAAGACCTTGATCTTATAAAGGACATCTTCTGGCACGGCAAGACGGAGCGTGAACTTGCTCCTGTGCTTGGCTTGAAGGAACCAAAGAGCGTCAATAAGCGCAAGCACCGCATTCTTGAATTTCTGCGGAACAATGAAGCCCTGAAAGAATTTTTCGGATAA
- a CDS encoding HNH endonuclease signature motif containing protein: MPYKAKKPCVHPGCRKLTNRRYCEEHAKEEAKRYNQFERDPVTSKRYGRSWARLRAAFLAANPLCELCKKAGRLTPAQMVHHKKKLADGGKNEWVNLMALCQECHSRLHAKQGDYF, from the coding sequence GTGCCATACAAAGCGAAGAAACCCTGTGTTCACCCTGGCTGCCGCAAGCTGACAAACAGACGGTACTGCGAGGAACACGCGAAGGAGGAAGCCAAACGCTACAACCAATTTGAACGCGATCCTGTCACGAGCAAACGCTACGGCAGGTCTTGGGCGAGGCTTCGGGCGGCGTTTCTAGCCGCGAATCCTCTTTGTGAGTTGTGCAAGAAAGCCGGCAGGCTTACGCCGGCGCAGATGGTTCATCATAAGAAGAAGTTAGCGGATGGCGGCAAGAACGAGTGGGTCAACCTGATGGCACTCTGCCAAGAATGTCATAGCCGACTGCACGCCAAGCAAGGCGACT
- a CDS encoding phage antirepressor Ant has product MINGLQVFSYEGIEIRTVELGGEPWWVLKDICDVLELSNPSMIADRLDEDEKQKVDPKQYLGSRSNEPVTVISESGLYNVILISRKPEAKKFKRWITHEVLPAIHKHGAYVTSAKLEEMISDPTAWIKLLSALKDERDAKERLQLEAAQNEPKVVFANAVSVSSGTILIGELAKILKGNGIEIGQNRLFEKLRQEGYLIKRQGTDYNAPTQRAMELGLFRVKETAITHSDGHVTISKTTKVTGKGQQYFINLFLGRGGDGKI; this is encoded by the coding sequence ATGATTAACGGACTGCAAGTGTTCTCTTACGAGGGGATCGAAATTCGAACCGTCGAGTTGGGCGGTGAGCCTTGGTGGGTGCTCAAAGACATCTGTGATGTGCTGGAACTTAGCAACCCTAGTATGATTGCCGACCGTCTAGACGAAGATGAGAAGCAAAAAGTTGACCCTAAACAATACTTAGGGTCACGCAGCAATGAACCTGTGACGGTCATTAGCGAAAGCGGTCTCTACAATGTGATTCTGATCTCGCGAAAGCCCGAAGCGAAAAAGTTCAAACGCTGGATCACACATGAGGTGTTGCCTGCAATCCACAAGCACGGCGCGTATGTTACGTCCGCCAAACTGGAAGAGATGATAAGCGACCCCACTGCCTGGATTAAATTGCTGAGCGCCCTAAAAGACGAACGCGACGCCAAGGAGCGCCTTCAACTGGAGGCCGCCCAAAACGAACCCAAGGTCGTCTTCGCCAATGCCGTATCGGTCTCGAGTGGCACCATCCTCATTGGAGAACTGGCGAAAATTCTTAAAGGCAACGGCATTGAAATCGGGCAAAACCGTTTGTTTGAGAAACTGCGCCAGGAAGGCTATCTCATTAAGCGCCAAGGCACGGACTACAACGCCCCGACGCAAAGGGCCATGGAGTTGGGGCTATTTCGGGTCAAGGAAACTGCCATTACCCACTCGGATGGTCATGTCACCATCAGCAAGACCACCAAGGTTACCGGTAAGGGACAGCAGTATTTCATCAATCTGTTCCTGGGGAGGGGCGGCGATGGAAAGATTTAA
- a CDS encoding VRR-NUC domain-containing protein → MREKILERKLTAAVKAMGGIAPKFVSPGFDGMPDRLVLLPTGKCGFVEVKRLGEKPRPLQVARHGLLRRLGFKVYVLDQAGQIEEVLREISTT, encoded by the coding sequence ATGCGAGAAAAAATACTAGAGCGCAAGCTCACGGCGGCGGTTAAGGCAATGGGAGGTATCGCGCCTAAGTTTGTAAGTCCTGGCTTTGATGGGATGCCCGACCGTCTGGTGCTTTTGCCTACTGGAAAGTGCGGCTTTGTAGAAGTGAAGCGCCTTGGAGAGAAGCCTCGCCCGTTGCAGGTGGCGAGGCATGGGCTGCTCCGGCGGCTTGGATTCAAAGTATATGTCCTGGATCAAGCGGGACAGATCGAAGAGGTGCTTCGTGAAATATCAACCACATAG
- a CDS encoding DUF4406 domain-containing protein, with protein MERFNAEGYPDPTAYKALTAIEREERAKQYLPLVYIASPFAGNTERNTERARGYCRFAVSKGCIPLAPHLLYPQFMDDDDRETRERGIFFALVLLGKCDELWVFGERISEGMEREIAKAKKRNMPIRYFNSKCVEESANE; from the coding sequence ATGGAAAGATTTAACGCCGAAGGCTATCCAGACCCGACCGCCTACAAAGCACTAACGGCGATCGAACGCGAAGAAAGGGCGAAGCAATACCTCCCGCTCGTTTACATTGCTTCGCCCTTTGCAGGAAACACGGAGCGCAACACGGAGCGGGCGAGGGGATACTGCCGGTTTGCGGTCAGCAAGGGGTGCATTCCTCTTGCGCCGCATCTTCTCTACCCGCAGTTTATGGACGACGATGACAGAGAAACCCGTGAACGGGGAATCTTCTTCGCGTTGGTGTTGCTGGGCAAATGCGATGAGCTATGGGTGTTTGGCGAGCGGATCAGTGAAGGCATGGAGCGAGAAATTGCAAAAGCGAAAAAACGCAATATGCCAATCCGCTATTTCAATAGTAAATGCGTGGAGGAATCCGCAAATGAATGA
- a CDS encoding ssDNA-binding protein: MANQTMNRKNQNPVPNPTKVITGEVRLSYANLWEPKSINGGAPKYSVSLIIPKSDIRTIAKIKAAIEAAYREGETKLKGNGKTVPALSALKTPLRDGDTERPDDEAYADSYFINANSGTAPGIVDSACETILERSQIYSGVYARASINFYAFNSNGNKGIACGLNNIQKLRDGDPLGGKSRAQDDFAIDDDEDFLS, encoded by the coding sequence ATGGCTAATCAGACAATGAACCGTAAAAACCAGAACCCTGTCCCGAACCCCACAAAGGTGATCACCGGTGAAGTCAGGCTCTCTTACGCCAACTTGTGGGAACCGAAGTCCATCAACGGCGGCGCGCCGAAATACTCGGTGTCCCTCATCATCCCCAAAAGCGACATCCGCACCATCGCCAAGATTAAAGCGGCGATAGAGGCGGCGTACCGCGAGGGCGAGACGAAACTAAAAGGAAACGGCAAAACCGTCCCTGCGTTGTCCGCCCTTAAGACCCCGCTCCGCGATGGCGACACGGAGCGCCCGGATGACGAAGCCTACGCCGACAGCTACTTTATCAATGCCAACAGCGGCACTGCGCCCGGCATTGTGGACAGCGCCTGCGAGACCATCTTGGAGCGTTCCCAGATTTACAGCGGTGTATACGCCCGAGCCAGCATCAATTTCTACGCTTTTAACAGCAACGGCAACAAGGGAATCGCCTGCGGGCTAAACAACATCCAGAAATTGCGCGACGGTGATCCGCTCGGCGGTAAGTCCAGAGCTCAGGATGATTTCGCCATCGACGATGATGAAGACTTCCTCAGTTAA
- a CDS encoding virulence-associated E family protein, which produces MNECCVKISVCNRKTDKRYKNQEQTWGYLIERNRTPLRTTETAEEYPKMAKQRRDDAKDHGGFVGGWLSGGVRKNGNVVSRWIGALDADNIPAGMDFPLLVELALPDTAYFLYSTHSHMPQTPRFRLVILFGREVTEDEYPAVMRMVAKEIGMDYFDDTTYQANRMMYWASCPSNGEFVFWENAGAPLDPDKYLSMYVDWRDASQWPVSSRQSEVVKREIGRQQDPLEKDGVVGAFCRAYGIEAAMEKFLPDLYEPASVEGRYQYRAADSLAGVVVYEDKFAYSHHASDPAGGRLLNAFDLVRIHKFGDLEEKASFKAMSEFAVKDAAVGAVLLEEHRQRAAADFSGGDDWTKGLTRNKQGELENTLGNLLLILSGDEALAGIRFNRIANQIYAYGLPWERRHPSWREADTAQLVAYVDLRYGEFTARNYELALTKVADDRAYHPIRDYLDALPPWDQTPRADTLFIDYLGAEDTPYTRAVTRKTLVAAVARVKRPGIKFDSIPVLNGNQGIGKSTLIARLGREWYSDSLSISDMKDKTAPEKLQGNWLLELSEMAGIKKMDVETVKSFASRIDDKYRPSYGRVVESHPRQCIIIGTTNSDGGFLRDVTGNRRFWPIRVTGGGTKRPWDFNDEEVEQVWAEAIALFESGEELYLKGDVAELAADEQRNAMENDDREGLVAAYLETLLPDNWDDMDLYRRLEYLRSPEDPTKAKAKVRREQVSNIEVWCECFGRGRDSIKKADSYEIEAIIKSIGGWVRYAGGKTGKKNIPLYGIQRVYVREE; this is translated from the coding sequence ATGAATGAATGCTGCGTAAAAATCTCCGTCTGCAACCGCAAGACGGACAAACGGTATAAAAACCAAGAGCAAACGTGGGGCTATCTAATCGAGCGCAACCGCACTCCGCTTCGTACCACAGAGACCGCCGAGGAATATCCCAAGATGGCCAAACAACGGCGCGACGACGCCAAAGACCACGGCGGCTTTGTAGGTGGCTGGTTAAGTGGCGGCGTTCGCAAGAACGGCAACGTGGTCAGTCGTTGGATCGGAGCGCTCGATGCCGACAACATACCCGCCGGCATGGACTTTCCTCTCCTGGTGGAACTGGCGCTGCCGGATACGGCGTATTTCCTCTATTCTACCCACAGCCATATGCCGCAGACTCCGAGGTTCAGGCTTGTCATCTTGTTTGGGCGCGAGGTCACTGAAGATGAGTATCCTGCGGTGATGCGGATGGTGGCCAAAGAGATCGGCATGGACTACTTCGACGACACCACCTATCAGGCGAACCGCATGATGTATTGGGCATCCTGCCCCTCAAACGGGGAGTTCGTGTTTTGGGAGAATGCTGGCGCGCCGCTAGACCCAGATAAGTACCTTTCTATGTACGTTGATTGGCGCGATGCGAGTCAGTGGCCTGTTTCAAGTCGCCAGTCGGAGGTTGTGAAACGGGAAATCGGCAGACAGCAAGACCCTCTGGAAAAGGACGGCGTGGTTGGGGCGTTCTGCCGCGCCTACGGGATCGAGGCAGCGATGGAAAAGTTCCTGCCTGATCTTTATGAGCCGGCTTCCGTAGAAGGGCGCTATCAATATAGAGCCGCCGATTCGCTTGCCGGCGTTGTGGTCTACGAGGATAAATTTGCCTATTCCCACCACGCTTCCGATCCGGCCGGCGGCCGACTGCTGAACGCTTTCGACCTTGTACGTATCCATAAGTTCGGAGACCTTGAGGAAAAAGCGTCGTTCAAGGCGATGAGTGAATTTGCGGTAAAGGATGCCGCGGTGGGAGCGGTTCTACTCGAAGAACACCGCCAACGGGCGGCTGCAGACTTTTCGGGCGGCGACGACTGGACAAAAGGGCTGACACGTAACAAGCAAGGCGAACTGGAGAACACGCTTGGGAATCTGCTCTTGATCCTGTCGGGCGATGAAGCCCTTGCAGGCATCCGCTTTAACCGGATCGCCAACCAGATATATGCCTATGGTCTGCCTTGGGAGCGTCGGCATCCTTCTTGGCGCGAGGCCGACACCGCGCAGCTTGTGGCCTATGTGGACTTGCGCTACGGAGAGTTCACGGCCAGGAACTACGAACTGGCACTTACTAAGGTTGCCGACGATCGCGCCTACCATCCCATCCGCGACTACCTTGATGCGCTGCCGCCTTGGGACCAAACCCCACGAGCCGATACGCTTTTCATCGACTACCTGGGAGCCGAAGACACGCCGTACACTCGTGCGGTTACGCGCAAAACGCTAGTGGCGGCGGTGGCCCGCGTGAAACGCCCCGGTATCAAGTTTGACAGCATCCCTGTTCTTAACGGCAATCAGGGTATTGGGAAGTCCACCCTCATCGCCCGCCTGGGGCGCGAGTGGTACTCTGATAGTCTTTCCATATCGGATATGAAGGACAAAACGGCCCCTGAAAAATTGCAGGGAAACTGGCTGCTCGAACTGAGCGAGATGGCGGGCATTAAGAAAATGGACGTGGAAACCGTGAAATCCTTCGCCAGCCGTATTGATGATAAGTACCGCCCCTCTTACGGGCGCGTGGTGGAGAGCCACCCAAGGCAGTGCATTATCATCGGCACTACGAATAGCGACGGCGGCTTTCTGCGAGACGTTACCGGCAATCGCCGCTTCTGGCCGATCCGGGTCACGGGTGGCGGCACGAAACGCCCCTGGGATTTTAATGACGAAGAAGTCGAGCAAGTCTGGGCCGAAGCGATCGCTCTATTTGAGAGCGGCGAGGAACTGTATCTTAAGGGCGATGTGGCAGAGCTCGCGGCAGACGAACAGCGCAATGCCATGGAAAACGATGACCGCGAAGGCTTGGTGGCAGCGTACCTTGAGACCCTGCTTCCGGATAACTGGGATGATATGGACCTGTATCGACGCTTAGAATACCTGCGCTCCCCTGAGGACCCGACAAAGGCGAAGGCCAAGGTGCGCCGTGAGCAGGTCAGTAACATCGAGGTTTGGTGCGAGTGCTTTGGGCGTGGGCGCGACTCCATCAAAAAAGCGGACTCCTACGAGATTGAAGCCATCATTAAAAGCATAGGCGGTTGGGTGCGGTACGCCGGTGGTAAGACCGGCAAGAAGAATATCCCGCTCTACGGCATCCAGCGGGTCTATGTGCGAGAGGAATAA
- a CDS encoding DUF1492 domain-containing protein has protein sequence MKPKSVSAKEFLQQARHINQRINSKLEQVQSLRELATKATATLSDMPRSATPNTHRMEAVICKMMELESEINADIDELINTKQEVMAVIKRVERPEYQSLLELKYLCMKTWEEVAAELGYVYRQVTRMHGYALEQVDAILRKGDCDGS, from the coding sequence ATGAAGCCTAAATCCGTATCGGCAAAAGAATTCCTGCAACAGGCGCGGCACATTAACCAGAGGATTAATTCCAAGCTCGAGCAGGTGCAGTCGCTTCGCGAACTTGCGACCAAAGCCACGGCTACCTTATCCGATATGCCGAGAAGTGCCACGCCCAACACGCATCGGATGGAGGCGGTTATCTGCAAAATGATGGAATTGGAATCGGAAATAAACGCCGACATCGACGAACTCATCAACACCAAGCAAGAAGTGATGGCAGTCATTAAACGGGTGGAGCGCCCCGAGTACCAGTCGCTTTTGGAACTCAAGTATTTATGCATGAAAACGTGGGAAGAGGTCGCCGCCGAACTGGGCTATGTCTATCGGCAGGTAACACGGATGCATGGCTACGCCTTAGAGCAAGTCGATGCTATTTTGCGAAAGGGCGACTGCGATGGGAGCTAA
- a CDS encoding DUF2800 domain-containing protein, translated as MGKHALLSASSSHRWLSCPPSARLCEPYEDKGSAYAAEGTDAHTLGEYKLKTVLGIKAKDPTTKLTYYSEEMNECADGYSAYILELVETAKKSCADPVVLIEQRLDFSKYVEGGFGTGDCVIIADGTLHICDYKHGAGLLVDATDNPQLKLYALGALELFDGIYDINEVRMTIYQPRRNNVSTHTVFKESLYQWAEEVLKPTAEIAYAGGGEYHCGEWCQFCKAKYECRERAERNLELAKLEFKRPPLLEDDEIESILGRIEALVSWASDIKDYALQAALSGKRWFGWKLVEGKSNRKYVNEDAVAQKVQAAGYDPYEHKVLGITAMEKALGKTKFSELLGDLVEKPQGKPTLVPEGDKRPAIHTAKNDFMEVKDNG; from the coding sequence ATGGGTAAGCATGCGCTTCTTTCTGCTTCTTCAAGCCACCGCTGGCTGAGCTGCCCGCCATCGGCACGGCTATGCGAGCCATATGAAGACAAAGGTTCGGCTTATGCTGCTGAAGGCACGGACGCTCATACCCTGGGCGAGTACAAGCTAAAAACCGTGCTCGGCATCAAGGCGAAAGATCCGACCACCAAGCTAACCTACTACTCCGAGGAGATGAACGAGTGCGCCGACGGCTACTCCGCCTATATCCTCGAGTTGGTGGAGACGGCAAAGAAGTCTTGTGCCGATCCGGTGGTGCTGATCGAGCAGCGGCTGGACTTCTCCAAGTATGTGGAAGGCGGCTTTGGTACCGGTGACTGCGTGATTATCGCCGATGGCACCTTGCACATTTGCGACTATAAACATGGCGCTGGGCTCCTCGTTGACGCTACCGACAACCCGCAGCTGAAGCTGTATGCCTTGGGAGCATTGGAATTATTCGACGGCATCTACGATATCAACGAGGTTCGTATGACCATCTACCAGCCGCGCCGCAACAACGTCAGCACCCACACGGTTTTTAAAGAGTCCCTTTACCAGTGGGCGGAGGAAGTCCTAAAGCCCACAGCCGAAATCGCCTATGCCGGTGGCGGCGAATACCACTGCGGCGAGTGGTGCCAGTTTTGTAAGGCAAAGTATGAGTGCCGAGAGCGGGCCGAGCGGAACCTGGAGCTTGCAAAACTGGAATTCAAACGCCCGCCCTTGCTAGAGGACGACGAGATTGAATCCATCCTCGGCAGGATAGAGGCTCTTGTTTCTTGGGCTTCCGATATAAAAGACTACGCGCTACAAGCCGCCCTCAGCGGCAAGCGGTGGTTCGGTTGGAAGCTTGTCGAAGGCAAAAGTAACCGCAAATATGTCAATGAAGACGCGGTGGCCCAGAAGGTGCAAGCCGCGGGCTACGATCCCTACGAGCACAAGGTGCTGGGGATCACCGCCATGGAAAAGGCTCTCGGCAAAACCAAATTCTCCGAACTGCTAGGAGACCTGGTCGAAAAGCCGCAAGGCAAACCAACCCTTGTGCCGGAGGGGGATAAACGTCCGGCAATCCATACTGCCAAAAATGATTTTATGGAGGTAAAAGACAATGGCTAA
- a CDS encoding DEAD/DEAH box helicase, with amino-acid sequence MKYQPHSYQKYAAAFIEEHPVSCLLLDMGLGKTAITLSAINNLLFDSFEAHRILVIAPLRVARDTWPAELQKWEHLFGLRFSVVVGTEAERKAALGKRADIYIINRENVEWLIEKSGLPFDFDTVVIDELSSFKSHQAKRFRSLMKARPKVKRIVGLTGTPSSNGLMDLWAQFRLLDMGQRLGRFIGQYRANYFVPDKRSGQVVFTYKPLPDAEQRIYDKIADITISMKSTDHLEMPELLSVQHKVRLSKPERERYEELKRDLVLTLSSGEVTASNAAALSGKLCQMANGAVYGDEGAVVEIHDRKLDELEDLIEQANGKPVLVAYWYQHDKARIAERLQTLRIPFAHLDKPDTLMKWNNGELPVALIHPASAGHGLNLQGGGSTLIWYGLTWSLELYQQTNARLWRQGQSAATVVIHHILTEGTIDAQIMAALSKKDKTQANLIAAVKVNLRQSLESKSANPREGILKIGGAL; translated from the coding sequence GTGAAATATCAACCACATAGCTATCAGAAATACGCTGCGGCGTTCATTGAAGAGCACCCTGTTTCTTGTCTGCTTTTGGATATGGGACTAGGTAAGACCGCGATAACGCTCAGCGCCATAAACAATCTGCTGTTCGACAGCTTTGAAGCCCATCGCATTCTGGTTATCGCCCCTCTTCGCGTCGCCCGCGACACTTGGCCGGCGGAACTGCAAAAATGGGAACACCTCTTCGGCTTGCGGTTTTCCGTGGTGGTTGGGACGGAAGCCGAGCGCAAGGCGGCACTAGGGAAAAGGGCCGACATCTACATCATTAACCGCGAGAACGTGGAGTGGCTTATTGAAAAAAGCGGACTGCCCTTCGACTTTGATACCGTGGTGATCGACGAGTTATCATCGTTTAAGTCCCACCAAGCGAAGCGGTTTCGGTCCTTGATGAAAGCGCGCCCGAAAGTGAAGCGCATTGTGGGGTTAACAGGAACTCCGAGCAGCAACGGTTTGATGGATTTGTGGGCGCAGTTTCGGCTTTTGGATATGGGGCAGCGCCTCGGAAGGTTCATCGGGCAGTATCGTGCGAACTACTTTGTTCCTGATAAAAGGAGCGGACAAGTCGTCTTCACCTATAAACCTCTGCCGGATGCTGAACAACGGATATACGACAAAATCGCCGACATCACCATCAGCATGAAGTCTACGGATCACCTAGAGATGCCGGAACTTCTATCGGTGCAGCACAAGGTGAGATTATCGAAACCGGAGCGGGAGCGGTACGAGGAATTGAAACGCGATCTCGTGCTCACCTTGAGTAGCGGCGAAGTGACTGCTTCTAATGCCGCCGCCTTGAGCGGTAAGCTGTGCCAGATGGCAAACGGGGCGGTCTATGGCGACGAAGGTGCGGTTGTTGAAATCCATGACCGGAAACTGGATGAACTAGAAGACCTTATTGAACAGGCAAACGGCAAGCCGGTGTTGGTTGCCTACTGGTATCAGCACGATAAAGCAAGGATTGCCGAGCGTCTGCAAACGCTGCGCATCCCCTTCGCCCATCTCGATAAGCCCGATACCCTCATGAAGTGGAACAACGGTGAACTGCCGGTAGCTTTAATCCACCCTGCTTCGGCAGGACATGGCTTGAACCTTCAAGGCGGAGGCAGCACGTTGATATGGTACGGTTTGACATGGAGCCTGGAATTATATCAGCAGACCAATGCCCGCCTTTGGCGGCAGGGTCAGTCAGCCGCAACCGTCGTCATCCACCATATCCTGACCGAGGGCACCATCGACGCGCAGATTATGGCGGCGCTATCGAAGAAGGATAAAACCCAAGCCAACCTGATTGCCGCAGTCAAAGTAAACTTGAGACAATCTTTGGAGTCGAAAAGCGCCAATCCGAGGGAAGGTATTTTAAAAATCGGAGGTGCGTTATGA